The following proteins are encoded in a genomic region of Gossypium hirsutum isolate 1008001.06 chromosome D05, Gossypium_hirsutum_v2.1, whole genome shotgun sequence:
- the LOC107914110 gene encoding trihelix transcription factor DF1, whose amino-acid sequence MLGGGGDTTASVLGSGGGGTDGNVTTTAGGGGAVSMGRSGGARDGGSSEGGGVAANNMFGSNGNNNNNSGDEDRVRVDEGDRCFGGNRWPRQETLALLKIRSDMDVTFRDASVKGPLWEEVSRKLAELGYHRSAKKCKEKFENVFKYHKRTKDVRTGKSDGKTYRFSNQLLALETHPSFQSPPATAAVAAPTSPQQAQPQATMPAPSLPNVTVPSAAALPSLPQNIVPTNINPTPTLPSFPNVSADQMSNSTSSSTSSDLELEGRRKKKRKWKGFFERLMREVVHEQEEMQKKFLEALEKREQERMAREEAWRMQEMARINRERELLAQERSVAAAKDAALMSLLQKLSEQKNPGQPQSNPLQQPQPPVSVVAAAATPAAALSVPAPQPPPPLVPQQPMLNLEVASKSDNGDHSCTPSSSRWPKVEVQALIELRTRLDAKYHDNGPKGPLWEEISAAMKKLGYNRNAKRCKEKWENINKYFKKVKDNHKKRPEDSKTCPYFHQLDALYREKNKHDSSSTQFKPQNSVPLMVRPEQQWPPLPPSDPDHQHRRDPEDLESYQNHQDEDGNDEYEDEDEDERGEYEIVASKPVSMGTCE is encoded by the exons ATGCTGGGTGGTGGTGGTGACACAACTGCTAGTGTTCTTGGAAGCGGCGGCGGTGGCACTGATGGGAACGTTACTACTACTGCTGGTGGTGGTGGTGCCGTTTCCATGGGTAGAAGCGGCGGAGCTCGTGATGGAGGAAGCAGTGAAGGCGGTGGTGTAGCAGCCAACAACATGTTTGGTTCCAACgggaataataataacaattcgGGTGATGAGGATAGAGTTAGGGTTGATGAAGGTGACCGTTGTTTCGGGGGCAACCGATGGCCGAGGCAAGAGACTTTGGCACTCTTGAAGATAAGGTCCGATATGGATGTTACTTTCCGTGACGCTAGCGTGAAAGGTCCATTGTGGGAAGAGGTTTCCAG GAAACTAGCAGAGCTTGGGTATCATCGAAGTGCTAAGAAATGCAAGGAGAAATTCGAGAACGTTTTCAAGTATCACAAGAGAACCAAAGATGTCCGAACGGGTAAATCAGATGGCAAGACTTATCGTTTCTCCAATCAACTACTAGCCCTCGAAACTCATCCTTCCTTTCAGTCCCCCCCAGCAACCGCAGCCGTGGCGGCGCCCACATCACCGCAGCAAGCTCAGCCTCAGGCGACAATGCCAGCTCCGAGTCTCCCTAATGTTACTGTTCCATCAGCAGCAGCCCTCCCCAGTTTGCCTCAAAACATTGTACCAACAAATATAAACCCTACACCCACACTCCCTTCTTTTCCTAATGTTTCGGCAGATCAAATGTCGAATTCGACATCCTCATCGACCTCATCGGATTTGGAACTGGAAGGTCGGAGGAAGAAGAAACGGAAATGGAAGGGTTTCTTCGAGAGGCTGATGAGGGAGGTGGTTCATGAGCAGGAGGAGATGCAGAAGAAATTCTTGGAAGCATTGGAGAAACGTGAGCAAGAAAGAATGGCCCGTGAAGAAGCTTGGAGGATGCAAGAAATGGCAAGAATAAATAGAGAGCGTGAATTATTAGCCCAAGAAAGATCAGTAGCAGCTGCCAAGGATGCTGCACTAATGTCGTTGCTGCAAAAATTATCTGAACAGAAAAATCCAGGACAGCCGCAAAGTAATCCACTGCAGCAACCACAACCGCCTGTGTCAGTAGTGGCGGCAGCAGCGACGCCAGCAGCAGCATTGTCGGTGCCTGCTCCACAGCCGCCTCCACCACTAGTACCGCAGCAACCAATGCTGAATTTAGAGGTGGCGTCAAAGTCGGATAATGGCGACCATAGTTGCACACCAAGCTCTTCAAGATGGCCTAAAGTTGAGGTTCAAGCATTGATTGAGCTGAGGACTAGGCTTGACGCTAAATACCATGATAATGGTCCTAAAGGACCATTGTGGGAGGAGATATCAGCTGCAATGAAAAAGCTTGGTTACAATCGCAATGCTAAAAGATGCAAAGAGAAATGGGAGAACATAAACAAGTACTTCAAGAAGGTAAAAGATAACCACAAGAAAAGGCCCGAGGATTCCAAAACATGTCCCTACTTTCACCAACTTGATGCTTTATATAGAGAAAAGAACAAACATGACAGCTCCTCCACTCAATTCAAACCCCAGAACTCAGTCCCATTAATGGTACGCCCAGAGCAGCAATGGCCCCCTCTTCCTCCTTCCGATCCCGACCATCAACACCGCCGCGACCCCGAAGACTTAGAAAGCTATCAAAATCATCAGGACGAAGACGGCAATGACGAgtatgaagatgaagatgaagatgaaaggGGTGAGTATGAAATTGTAGCCAGCAAACCAGTGTCAATGGGCACATGTGAGTGA